One Gemmatimonadaceae bacterium genomic window, CGAGGAGCAGGAGTCGAGTGTTGTGCATGGGAAGGGAGGCGGTGGGACGGGCGGGCACAGGGGAGCGATCGCCTCGATAATAGCACGGGGTGCTGGCGCGCGGCGACTCCCTGACAAGAGTTCGGGGAACCCCCGGCATCCGTGGGCGGGAGGCGGCGAGAGATTGACGTCGCGTTCGCGGGACGGGACTCCCGCGGAGGCGGCCTTGATCGCCGGGACGCCGGCGAAAAGGAAGTGCGACGGTCGTCAAACGCCGGCGCGCAGGTTGTGAGGTAGCTGGCCACAACTGAGACCCTGAGATCCCAGGGGACCCGACCCGGACCCGTCCGGCGAGGACAAGCCGTCGGTCAGACCATGCGTCTCCATGGAAGCGCGTGGTGCCGAACCGAGTGATTGGCGGATACCAGCGCAGAGAGCCCCCGCGGCGGTAGCGATACCGCTCGCGGGGGTTCCGCGCGTCCGGCTACGGCTTGGTGGCGGACTGCGACGCGAAGGCCGCCGGCTTGATCAGGTAGTGATCGAACCAATCCCGGGCGAGGCGCGTGACTTCCTCGAGGGCGCCCGGCTCCTCGAACAGGTGCGTGGCGCGGGGCACGATATCCATGCGCTTGATGCACCAGAGGCGCTCGTAGGCGTCGCGGTTGAGGTCGATCACCACCCGGTCGTCCCCCCCGACGATGAGCAGCGTGGGGGCCTGCACGCTCGCGAGCGCGGCGCCGGCGAGGTCGGGGCGCCCGCCGCGCGACACCACGGCATGGACCACGTCGGGCCGATGCGACGCGGCGATGAGCGCGGCCGCGGCGCCGGTGCTGGCGCCGAAGTAGCCGATGCGCCAGGTGCGGCCGGCCAGGCCCTGGGCCACGAGGTCGGTGGCGGCGAGCAACCGCCGCGCCAGCAACTCGATGTCGAAGCGCAGGTGGCCGGTGAGTGCATCCTCGGCGCCCTCCTCCTGCGTGAGGAGGTCGAACAGGAGCGTGGCGAGGCCGGCGTCCTGCAGGCCGCGCGCCACCTGCCGGTTGCGCGGGCTGGAGCGGCTGCTGCCGCTGCCATGCGCGAACAGCACGATGCCGGTGGCTCCTTCGGGAACGGACAGGTCGCCGTCGAGCGTGATCGGGCCGATGGGAAGGCGGACCTTGCTGTCGATGATCTTGGACATGTGAAACTCTCCTCTCGAACCGTGCCGCGCGCCACGGAGGCGCTCAGAGGGTTGACGGATACGTCTCCGGCATCTCGCCGCGTTCCCAGAGCCCGGTACGGGCGAGCGGCTCCACGGCGCGGGTGCGGTCGTAGTGCAGCACGGCGTCGAACTGGCGCGACAGCCGGCTGTGGAAGTAGTGGCTCTGGCGCTCGCTCTGCGGCCGATAGATGACGCCGATGGCCCGCTGCAGCCGCGCGTGGTCCATCGCCTGGCTGAGCTCGGTGGTCTCGTTGGGCAGGAGCAGGAAGTTCGGAATCTCCACCTCGTGGAAGAGCGCTTCGTAGCTGCCGGTCAGGCCGGGGCGCACCGCTTTGCGCTCGGCGGGCTCGTCCCAGTCGGAGGCGGCGGTGACGGTGCCCGCATAGGTGCTGAATCCCACGAGCACGGCGTCGCGGCCATAGCGCTGGCGGGCGAGCTGGCCCACGTTGAGCTCGCCCGAGCGGCCGAGTTCGGTGGCGCGCGCGTCGCCCAGGTGCGAGTTGTGGGCCCAGACGACGATCTTGGGCGTCTGCACGCGGGGGCGCAGAAAGCGGGTGAGCGCGTCGAGCGTCTCGGTCATGTGCATGTCGCGCAGGTTCCACGACGAGACGCGGCTGCCGAACATGGCGCGGTAGTACTGCTCGGCGTTGGCCACGAGGCGCGCGTTCTGCTCGGCGTAGAACAGGTCGTCGGGCGCCAGGCGGCCGTTGCGGTGCGTGTGGTCGGCCGACGCGCGCCGCAACTCCACCAGTTGCGCGACGACCTCGGCTTCGCAGGAGGGGGAGAGCCCGATCGTGGTGGCGTAGCCATAGCTCTGCGGATCGGCCCCGAACTGGTCGAAGCACGCGTACCGTTCCTTGGCGCGCTCGGCGGCCTCCGGGTCCGCCTTGAGGAGGTAGCTGATCACGGCGTCGATGGAGGCGTGGAGGCTGTAGAGGTCCAGGCCGTAGAAGCCGACCCTGGCGTCGGGCTCGGGGCGCGTGTCGTTGAACGCGCGCAGCCAGCCCACGAAGTCGAGCACGTCGGCGTTGCGCCACATCCATTGCGGAAAGCGCACGAAGCCGGCCAGGGCCTCGGTGGCGTCGGCGTCGTCGCCGGCGCCGCGCACGTACCGATTGATGCGATACGCGTCGGGCCAATCGGCTTCCACGGCCACCGCCGAGAAGCCGCGCTCGACGATCAGCCGTTTGGTGATCTCGGCGCGGATGCGGTAGAACTCGTGCGTGCCGTGGGAGGCCTCGCCGATCAGGACATACGGGGCGTCGCCGATGAGCGAGAGCAGCGGGTCGAAATCGGCCGGGCCCCCCGCCAGGGGGTACGCCGCATCGTGCAACAGCTGCGGCAGCGTTGCGCGTGTGACGGTAGACATGGTCCAGCCCTCCCCCCGACTTCCATCAGGGATGCGCGACGGCCGGACGGCGGGCGGCGCGCGCGGTAGCGAGCAACCGCTGCACTTCCTCATCGGTCGTCTGAGTGAAATCCAGGTACCAGAGCCCCACGCCGTAGAACGGCTCGGGCACCGACACGCACACGCAATCATCGGCCTCGCGGCGTACCGCGTCGCAGGCTTCCATCGACGCCACGGGCGTGGCGACGACGACGCGCCCGGGTTGCTGCGTGCGCACGGCGGCCACGGCGGCGAGCATCGTCGAGCCCGTGGCGAGGCCGTCATCGACGAGGATCACGACGCGGCCGGCGAGCGGCGGCGCAGGCGCGCCTCCGCGGTACGCCACCTCGCGGCGCTCGATCTCCGCGCGTTCGGCGCGCTCCACCCGTTCCACGGCATCCGGCGGAATGCGCAGGTCGCGGATCACGTCCTCGTTGATCACGCGAATGCCCCCCCCGGCCACGGCTCCCATGGCGTATTCCTCGTGGCCGGGCACGCCGAGCTTGCGCACGACGAACACGTCGAGCGGCACGCTGAGGGCGGCGGCCACCTCGTAGGCCACCGGCACGCCCCCCCGTGGGAGCCCCAGCACGATCACGTCCGGTTCGTGGGCGTACCGGGCCAGCTGCTCGGCGAGTTCCTTGCCCGCCTCGCGGCGGTCCCGAAAACGGTGCGGCATGTTGCCTCCCGTCGCCCGTCAGATGCCGACGGCGATCTCGTCATTCACCTCGCTCACGCCCGGCGCCGCCCACGCGGCGCGCTCGGCGTCCTCGCGCTCGGCCCACGACCGCACCGTGCCGCGGAGCACGACCTTGCCGTTCTTGGCGTCCACCGTGATCCGGTCGGCGTCCACCGCCGCGCTGCGCTTGAGCGCCTGCTCGATGCGCTGGTTCACCTCGTATGCCGAGACCTTGGGTTGCTGCACGCTGATGCGGTTGATCACGCCTTTGACGCCGGTGAGATAGCGCACGGCCTTCTCGGTGGCGCTGCGCTGGAACTGCCAATCCACCGCTCCGTCGAGCGAGACCCAGCCGTCGTCTACCAG contains:
- a CDS encoding erythromycin esterase family protein, whose translation is MSTVTRATLPQLLHDAAYPLAGGPADFDPLLSLIGDAPYVLIGEASHGTHEFYRIRAEITKRLIVERGFSAVAVEADWPDAYRINRYVRGAGDDADATEALAGFVRFPQWMWRNADVLDFVGWLRAFNDTRPEPDARVGFYGLDLYSLHASIDAVISYLLKADPEAAERAKERYACFDQFGADPQSYGYATTIGLSPSCEAEVVAQLVELRRASADHTHRNGRLAPDDLFYAEQNARLVANAEQYYRAMFGSRVSSWNLRDMHMTETLDALTRFLRPRVQTPKIVVWAHNSHLGDARATELGRSGELNVGQLARQRYGRDAVLVGFSTYAGTVTAASDWDEPAERKAVRPGLTGSYEALFHEVEIPNFLLLPNETTELSQAMDHARLQRAIGVIYRPQSERQSHYFHSRLSRQFDAVLHYDRTRAVEPLARTGLWERGEMPETYPSTL
- a CDS encoding phosphoribosyltransferase; this translates as MPHRFRDRREAGKELAEQLARYAHEPDVIVLGLPRGGVPVAYEVAAALSVPLDVFVVRKLGVPGHEEYAMGAVAGGGIRVINEDVIRDLRIPPDAVERVERAERAEIERREVAYRGGAPAPPLAGRVVILVDDGLATGSTMLAAVAAVRTQQPGRVVVATPVASMEACDAVRREADDCVCVSVPEPFYGVGLWYLDFTQTTDEEVQRLLATARAARRPAVAHP
- a CDS encoding BON domain-containing protein, whose translation is MMKTDMQLQRDVIEELAWQPNVREAEIGVACKNGVVTLSGFVDSYAQKYAAGRAAEHVIGVRAVADDLQVKLPRAFVRSDTDIAHAAVTALKWDVEVPDSRIQVLVDDGWVSLDGAVDWQFQRSATEKAVRYLTGVKGVINRISVQQPKVSAYEVNQRIEQALKRSAAVDADRITVDAKNGKVVLRGTVRSWAEREDAERAAWAAPGVSEVNDEIAVGI